Proteins found in one Brevibacillus brevis genomic segment:
- a CDS encoding spore germination protein encodes MMRRFLSQRRKKKTPSLITQRLQQRNDPALALSTSLQQNMETFKTVLGSPHDLLIRSFTIGNTTHSCAVIAIDGLANCDMLDAQVLGQIQLMISTASKVVPTEPDEIVRMLYEEVLSVVEISKATDLTKILEGILSGDTAIFVDGATEVIIIDSKGWKTRAIEEPVSEGLVRGPRDGFTESIRDNTVHIRRRVKDPNLRFEGSIIGRRSRTDVIIAYIENIVDPELLDEVRRRISTIDVDEIEESGFIEQWIEDDFLSPFPQIHNTERPDKVSTALFQGRIAILVDGTPMVLILPVTIGLLLHSPEDYYERWIVGSLARLLRYLAAFLAVYSPAFYIALVTFHPGLIPSDLAFSIAATRDGVPFPAFVEAIMMVTTMELLQEAGLRLPKPIGQTVGIVGGLVIGDAAVSAGIVSPVMVIVVALTAIASFAIPAYHLAIAFRMIRFFAMFMAAIFGIYGVVLSFIAIMIHLSNLTSIGYPYLAPLAPQMPRDWKDMILRAPVTFLKTRPDALHTKDENRMSTGGS; translated from the coding sequence ATGATGCGCAGATTTTTGTCACAGCGTCGCAAAAAGAAAACTCCCTCTCTTATCACACAGCGTTTGCAGCAGCGAAATGATCCTGCACTTGCACTATCGACCAGTTTGCAACAAAACATGGAGACATTTAAGACTGTGCTCGGCAGCCCACACGATTTATTAATTCGTTCCTTTACGATCGGCAACACCACACATTCCTGTGCCGTGATTGCGATTGATGGATTGGCGAACTGCGATATGCTAGATGCGCAAGTCCTTGGACAAATCCAGTTGATGATCTCGACTGCTTCCAAAGTAGTACCGACTGAACCTGATGAGATTGTCCGGATGCTTTATGAGGAAGTCCTTTCTGTTGTTGAAATATCGAAAGCAACGGATTTGACAAAAATACTCGAAGGCATTCTTTCCGGGGATACAGCCATTTTTGTAGATGGAGCGACCGAAGTCATTATTATCGACAGCAAGGGATGGAAAACGCGGGCCATTGAGGAGCCTGTCTCCGAAGGCTTGGTGCGAGGTCCGCGGGATGGCTTTACGGAGAGTATCCGGGACAATACCGTCCACATTCGCAGACGCGTCAAAGACCCAAACTTGCGCTTTGAAGGGTCTATCATAGGCAGACGCAGCCGTACAGATGTGATTATCGCCTACATTGAAAACATCGTTGATCCAGAACTACTGGATGAAGTGAGACGGCGAATATCTACGATCGATGTTGACGAGATAGAAGAGTCCGGTTTTATCGAGCAATGGATTGAAGATGATTTTCTGTCGCCTTTTCCGCAGATTCATAACACAGAGCGGCCCGATAAAGTGAGTACAGCATTGTTTCAAGGCCGCATTGCGATATTGGTGGACGGCACTCCCATGGTGCTTATTTTGCCGGTGACGATTGGCTTGCTCCTCCACTCACCTGAGGATTACTACGAGCGTTGGATTGTCGGTTCATTAGCCAGGCTGTTGCGGTATTTGGCAGCATTTCTGGCCGTCTATTCGCCCGCTTTCTATATCGCTCTCGTCACTTTCCACCCCGGCTTGATCCCGTCAGATCTCGCCTTCTCGATTGCAGCCACACGTGATGGGGTTCCGTTTCCGGCATTCGTAGAAGCAATCATGATGGTGACGACGATGGAGCTGTTGCAGGAAGCGGGATTACGCTTGCCGAAGCCGATCGGCCAAACCGTCGGAATCGTTGGCGGTCTCGTCATCGGTGATGCTGCGGTTTCTGCGGGCATCGTCAGTCCAGTCATGGTCATCGTCGTCGCCCTCACTGCCATCGCTTCTTTTGCCATCCCTGCTTATCACCTTGCCATCGCCTTTCGGATGATTCGTTTTTTCGCCATGTTTATGGCGGCCATTTTTGGTATTTATGGCGTGGTGCTTAGCTTTATTGCCATCATGATTCATTTATCCAATCTGACCAGCATCGGGTACCCTTATTTGGCGCCTCTTGCTCCACAGATGCCAAGGGATTGGAAGGATATGATTTTGCGCGCACCTGTTACCTTTTTGAAAACCCGACCAGATGCCCTTCACACGAAAGATGAAAACAGAATGAGTACAGGAGGGTCGTAA
- a CDS encoding GerAB/ArcD/ProY family transporter, whose translation MSAETLAEKMISKNHMGINIASVTIGVGILTFPRSLAKATGAFDGWISVVISGLCACLVGWLLAKLAARFPRQSFFEYSSIIASKPIAYILTFLVCIYTMLFVSFEIRAIGNIAKQYLFYNTPVEMITLSFLLIVQYSVIGSRIAMLRLNLLFLPVVLVVMFIVLLFTTQLFEIDNIRPFFSSDWRSLLEGSRVVGLSYSGFEIILFYTMLMKKPQEGAKAVTLGLSIPILLYMTIYMFAIGVFSAEVATNLTYPTIELAKEVEIPGGFFERVESIFFTIWIMTIFNTCAMWLDITVLNLSSMFHKVRKTFWVLILSPMIYFVAMLPQNLVDFFAFADSITYFGMILVYLCPILLLLIAVIRGVKGHE comes from the coding sequence GTGAGTGCAGAAACCTTGGCGGAGAAAATGATCAGCAAAAATCATATGGGGATTAATATTGCCTCAGTCACAATCGGCGTCGGCATCCTGACCTTTCCCCGCTCCTTAGCCAAGGCAACCGGAGCATTCGATGGATGGATTTCCGTCGTGATTAGCGGTCTTTGCGCGTGTCTGGTTGGCTGGCTGCTTGCCAAGCTGGCTGCTCGGTTTCCGAGACAAAGCTTCTTTGAATACAGCTCGATCATCGCAAGCAAACCGATCGCCTACATCTTGACCTTTCTCGTCTGTATTTACACGATGCTATTTGTTTCATTTGAAATCAGGGCAATCGGAAACATCGCCAAGCAGTATCTGTTCTACAATACCCCGGTGGAAATGATCACGCTCTCTTTTCTCTTGATCGTTCAATATTCCGTGATTGGATCACGCATTGCCATGCTGCGGCTCAACTTGCTGTTTTTGCCTGTAGTTCTTGTCGTCATGTTCATCGTCCTGCTGTTTACTACCCAGTTGTTTGAGATCGATAATATCCGTCCCTTTTTTTCATCAGACTGGCGCTCTCTCTTGGAAGGCTCCAGAGTTGTCGGACTGTCTTATTCGGGCTTTGAGATTATCCTTTTTTACACCATGCTGATGAAAAAGCCTCAGGAAGGGGCAAAGGCCGTGACGTTAGGTCTCTCGATCCCCATTCTGCTCTACATGACCATCTACATGTTCGCCATCGGAGTATTCTCTGCGGAGGTTGCGACGAACCTGACCTATCCAACCATCGAGCTGGCAAAAGAGGTCGAAATCCCCGGCGGTTTTTTTGAGCGGGTGGAGTCCATTTTCTTCACCATCTGGATCATGACGATCTTCAACACATGTGCGATGTGGCTCGATATTACCGTGCTCAATTTATCTTCCATGTTCCACAAGGTGCGCAAAACGTTTTGGGTGCTCATTCTTTCTCCCATGATTTATTTTGTCGCGATGCTTCCGCAAAACCTGGTTGATTTCTTCGCATTTGCAGATAGCATCACTTATTTCGGAATGATCCTCGTCTATTTATGTCCGATTTTGCTGCTCCTCATCGCTGTCATACGAGGTGTAAAGGGTCATGAATAG
- a CDS encoding Ger(x)C family spore germination protein — protein MNRQLTAFCIFLLLSTLLAGCWDQVQIEERGFVVGVAVDKPRTKEAEQQAKQEAPDKPQVKERFLVTHQFVVPGGLISGGQGSGGGQNTANEAYLNLVSEGDSLFEISRELATRTSRTPFYQHMKILIVSEDVARTKNGFARALDFYLRDPDSRRSSKVFISNGLAKEVLEVKPKTEKLPAIYVNSIGENVKKNSRMLPEARLGDVHEELLSSYSFVVPRIRPEEQEVKLAGAAVFTHDNQLVGFLGEEETEGLNFLTGKVSGGMVKGKLKNNLVSMNIQGIKHSIEPDLRDPQHMKFKITIECEGTLAESYATMDSLNNTTMEKLEQVFAEEIERMSNDTIRKVHKQMKVDVIKLGNYLKQHYFSLWKKIRRDWETGQHLYEKSEIKVQAKVYLRNIGAINRTERQNNR, from the coding sequence ATGAATAGACAGCTCACTGCTTTCTGCATCTTCCTGCTTTTATCGACTTTGCTGGCTGGATGCTGGGATCAGGTTCAAATTGAGGAACGAGGATTTGTGGTAGGCGTAGCGGTTGATAAACCTCGTACAAAAGAAGCCGAGCAGCAAGCCAAACAAGAGGCACCAGACAAACCTCAAGTAAAAGAGCGCTTTCTCGTCACCCATCAATTCGTCGTCCCCGGTGGATTGATCTCCGGCGGCCAAGGAAGCGGCGGTGGTCAAAACACAGCCAATGAGGCTTACCTCAACCTCGTATCCGAGGGAGACTCTCTTTTCGAGATTTCCCGCGAATTGGCTACCCGGACCAGCAGAACTCCGTTTTATCAGCATATGAAGATCCTGATCGTCTCCGAAGACGTTGCCCGTACGAAAAACGGTTTTGCCAGAGCACTCGATTTCTATCTACGTGATCCAGATTCCAGACGAAGCAGCAAGGTATTTATCTCAAATGGCCTCGCTAAAGAAGTACTGGAAGTCAAACCGAAAACAGAGAAGCTGCCCGCTATTTACGTCAACTCGATTGGAGAAAACGTCAAAAAAAATTCCCGCATGCTCCCAGAGGCCCGATTGGGCGATGTCCATGAGGAGCTTCTCAGTTCGTACAGTTTTGTGGTTCCGCGTATTAGACCCGAAGAGCAGGAGGTAAAATTAGCAGGCGCCGCTGTTTTTACCCATGACAATCAGTTGGTTGGTTTTCTCGGGGAAGAAGAGACGGAAGGGCTGAATTTTCTCACGGGAAAAGTTAGCGGAGGTATGGTAAAAGGCAAGTTAAAAAACAATCTTGTCTCGATGAACATCCAAGGGATCAAGCATAGCATTGAACCAGATTTACGCGATCCGCAACACATGAAATTCAAGATAACTATCGAGTGTGAAGGCACATTAGCCGAGTCTTACGCCACAATGGATTCTCTGAATAACACTACGATGGAAAAGCTTGAACAAGTGTTTGCCGAAGAAATCGAGCGAATGAGTAATGATACCATCAGGAAGGTCCATAAGCAGATGAAAGTGGATGTCATCAAGCTTGGCAACTATCTGAAGCAGCATTATTTTTCGCTTTGGAAAAAGATTCGGCGGGATTGGGAAACAGGGCAGCATCTGTATGAAAAAAGTGAAATAAAAGTTCAAGCAAAAGTCTATTTACGCAATATCGGTGCAATCAACCGTACCGAACGCCAAAACAACAGGTGA
- a CDS encoding DNA/RNA non-specific endonuclease, with product MTQLLQNQKQPRMPIIQRKLKQENLNKMKADHPDVFEQEDFEEAVGDDGKFTDVQADKGLPTFWGMLKEVYGEKNLNAKVFAKTKKELGDTCDRPHSVTALITKSASKNDREGLKLVTAIGNLGNEEILIREGAISGLLASYDGGHLVGYQILRGQGADQEWNVAPQDTKNNQQSYNNTIEEMLREAKIGTKYEYTVEVKYDQLNFSVDQDQLLKLGILKKIDADKPWEIQLPVRIPFKWEAKAEMLNNGQFGRPTVGDSSYDQYSENMDESNLDYTESDYTARYHLSYSVNRGEDKDFTKKSSELEDTKGVSGIRFSMHQALMSDHAKNKDPIAWKGRERVADYGSVQDGLVVESAGIRKAIEKMYEKNRQDFIEFEAMEDADQPEAFELAPAVVMDKMVDEGYRSCFIQELRDAEIETEYDELKYANENYLESFSMKDDDLNSLQLEKDHLKDIETKMNAKDSSPDLLKECKALLQKQSRVLRVILNHRRERMTYAKIVKKTRPIYKRKWEKSVKKSIDAHERLKNMKMKRRKTRSEEQILRDFEWNKNNCRRIETFDGYLKGDITLRELEIE from the coding sequence ATGACGCAGCTGTTGCAAAATCAAAAGCAACCTCGAATGCCAATCATCCAAAGGAAACTCAAACAAGAGAATCTCAATAAAATGAAAGCGGACCATCCAGATGTATTCGAACAAGAAGATTTTGAAGAAGCCGTTGGAGATGACGGGAAGTTTACGGATGTGCAAGCAGATAAAGGACTTCCTACTTTTTGGGGGATGTTAAAGGAAGTGTACGGGGAAAAAAATTTGAATGCAAAGGTATTTGCCAAAACAAAAAAAGAATTGGGAGATACATGCGACCGTCCTCATTCTGTTACCGCTCTTATTACAAAAAGTGCCTCTAAAAATGACCGTGAAGGCTTAAAGTTGGTAACAGCCATTGGAAATCTTGGAAATGAAGAGATTCTCATACGGGAAGGCGCGATCAGCGGGTTATTGGCTAGCTACGACGGAGGTCATTTGGTTGGCTATCAGATCCTCAGAGGACAAGGAGCCGATCAAGAATGGAATGTAGCCCCGCAGGATACAAAAAATAATCAACAATCCTATAATAATACAATCGAGGAAATGCTTCGTGAAGCGAAAATTGGAACAAAGTATGAGTACACGGTAGAAGTAAAATACGATCAATTGAACTTCAGTGTAGACCAGGATCAGCTATTAAAATTGGGGATCTTGAAAAAAATAGACGCGGACAAGCCGTGGGAAATTCAGCTTCCTGTCAGAATACCCTTCAAATGGGAGGCAAAGGCAGAGATGCTCAACAATGGGCAATTTGGTCGTCCGACGGTAGGGGATTCCTCCTATGATCAATATTCAGAAAATATGGACGAAAGTAATTTGGATTATACGGAGAGTGATTATACGGCGAGATACCATTTGTCGTATTCCGTAAATCGCGGAGAAGACAAAGACTTTACGAAGAAGTCCAGTGAATTGGAAGATACGAAGGGCGTTTCAGGTATTCGCTTTTCCATGCATCAAGCCTTGATGTCAGATCATGCGAAAAATAAAGATCCGATAGCATGGAAAGGACGGGAAAGGGTAGCGGACTACGGGAGTGTACAAGACGGATTGGTGGTAGAGTCTGCGGGTATTCGAAAAGCAATCGAGAAAATGTACGAGAAAAATAGACAAGATTTTATCGAGTTTGAAGCCATGGAGGATGCAGACCAACCAGAAGCCTTTGAGCTAGCTCCTGCTGTTGTGATGGACAAAATGGTTGATGAAGGATACAGAAGCTGTTTTATCCAAGAGTTGCGAGATGCTGAGATTGAGACGGAATACGATGAGCTGAAATATGCAAATGAAAATTATTTGGAATCCTTTTCCATGAAGGATGATGACTTGAATAGCTTGCAACTGGAAAAGGATCATCTGAAAGACATTGAAACAAAAATGAACGCAAAAGATTCAAGCCCAGACCTGCTGAAGGAATGCAAAGCCCTGCTCCAAAAGCAAAGCCGCGTTTTACGGGTCATCCTCAATCATAGACGGGAAAGAATGACGTATGCAAAGATCGTCAAAAAAACACGTCCTATCTATAAAAGAAAATGGGAAAAATCGGTCAAAAAATCGATTGACGCACATGAAAGATTGAAAAACATGAAGATGAAAAGAAGAAAAACGCGGAGTGAGGAACAAATTTTACGAGACTTCGAGTGGAACAAAAACAATTGCAGGCGAATCGAGACATTTGACGGATATTTGAAGGGGGATATTACATTGCGAGAACTTGAAATCGAATGA
- a CDS encoding type 1 glutamine amidotransferase domain-containing protein, translating into MRLAGKQVVCFVESEFEDLELWYPVMRLREEGATVHFVGPKANHVYIGKYGVPCEADKAMAEVNPADYAGVLVPGGWAPDKLRRYPEVLSFVVAMHEAKKPIGHICHAGWVLASAKILRGVTTTSTPGIKDDMENAGAIWIDEEVVVDGHIVGSRRPPDLPAYAKAFADLLAQQ; encoded by the coding sequence TTGAGACTTGCAGGAAAACAAGTGGTTTGCTTCGTCGAAAGTGAATTTGAGGATCTCGAGCTCTGGTATCCGGTGATGAGATTGCGAGAGGAAGGCGCTACGGTCCATTTTGTAGGCCCAAAGGCAAATCACGTCTACATAGGGAAGTACGGTGTACCGTGTGAGGCCGACAAAGCGATGGCAGAGGTTAATCCTGCCGACTATGCAGGTGTACTCGTTCCAGGAGGGTGGGCACCTGACAAGCTGCGTCGCTATCCAGAAGTGCTGTCGTTTGTGGTTGCGATGCACGAGGCGAAAAAACCAATTGGGCATATTTGCCATGCGGGGTGGGTGCTTGCTTCCGCAAAAATTTTACGCGGGGTAACGACGACATCTACGCCAGGCATTAAAGATGATATGGAGAATGCAGGAGCGATTTGGATAGATGAAGAGGTTGTGGTAGACGGTCATATTGTTGGTTCACGCAGACCGCCTGATCTGCCTGCGTACGCCAAAGCGTTTGCTGATTTGCTGGCACAACAATAG
- a CDS encoding ATP-binding protein, with product MPAGIGLVFLLSIAVFIGIYIQTFPSRDMPMAKRGLLDLSSWDFQSQGLVNLDGEWEIYPGELLSPEDFRRGLHANVSYLVVPGTWKGDRVIDSIDRKGAATYRLQVKLPKDGQIYGLKTKSIRMSHRLFLNGNEEGASGQPAVVSEAHQPGNTPYTVFFSADDKDLEIVIQVANFMFFTGGIASSIQLGLDEDIAILNSTLLGTDIAFVVTLGIMAAYHLSFYFLRLRERTYLFSGSYMILLGIYHMVFGEKVLLQLFPSIPFTVAYKAQDASLFASSILLALFFCSIDTRVLSRNWLVKLTAPIFLYILVILVLPYSFYTNLKGPLLIYVQIIHFFIMGRLIYLSGKSQRDSSDRKELLLFIGASVSMSIALIDGLLYAENIVPTDLAGKIGILYFITFINILLAVRFTNAYEKTEILSHQLRISNQIKDEFLTHTSHEMKTPLHGIINITSHLLEDESNALSSKQRQNLWLVKDTSIKLSMLVGDLLDVTRLKHGELRLHFSIVDIKVITQIVFDVLQFELLGKDVRLENEVPANIWVYADENRLRQIMYNLVHNAIKHTNIGSIKVTAGVAGGQVRISVEDTGIGISPDKHEAIFDYFEQVDQLLPQDGYTGMGVGLYINRKLVELMGGEIWVESSELGKGTRMTLTLATGQQQMVTQELAATAQERLREASEQIPLNILDNHQYTIMIVDDEASNIHTLLNILSKHRYNVISAFSAREAMTKIKEQPQPDLVILDVMMPGVSGIELCHLLRTQYSILDLPILFASVRDTPQDIALGYRAGANDYVTKPFDAETLIARVQTLLSMKTSIQEAIRNEHAFHQAQIKPHFLYNALSSVISFCYTDGEKAAYLITMLSQYLRYILDMDRTTLFVPLFREMELIHAYVDIEKARFGEGFDFVCHVDEGILEKEIPSLSIQPFVENAIRHGLFEKDEKGHVTLTIVDGGHYIKVMIEDDGVGIADDLLYQISKGENQKGSIGIQNIRRRLDTIPGATLSITSEMGKGTKVVMHIPTPEEMNA from the coding sequence ATGCCTGCCGGGATTGGATTGGTTTTTTTACTTTCTATAGCAGTATTTATCGGGATTTATATACAAACCTTTCCTAGTCGGGACATGCCCATGGCGAAGCGGGGATTACTCGATTTGTCGAGCTGGGATTTTCAAAGCCAAGGCTTGGTCAATTTAGATGGGGAATGGGAGATATATCCGGGGGAATTGCTATCACCTGAAGATTTTCGACGAGGGCTACATGCAAATGTCTCGTATCTGGTCGTACCTGGGACGTGGAAGGGAGACCGTGTCATCGATAGTATCGACAGGAAAGGCGCTGCAACCTATCGATTACAAGTAAAGCTCCCAAAAGACGGGCAAATCTACGGATTGAAAACAAAAAGCATTCGGATGTCCCACCGATTATTCCTTAACGGAAACGAAGAGGGTGCGAGTGGACAGCCTGCTGTAGTGAGTGAAGCCCATCAACCAGGAAATACGCCCTATACCGTGTTTTTTTCCGCAGATGACAAGGATCTGGAGATTGTCATTCAAGTGGCGAATTTCATGTTTTTCACCGGGGGGATTGCGAGCTCTATCCAACTAGGTTTGGATGAGGATATTGCCATTTTAAACAGCACCTTGCTCGGAACAGATATCGCCTTTGTCGTAACACTGGGGATCATGGCTGCGTACCATCTTAGCTTTTATTTTCTCCGCTTGAGGGAGCGAACCTATTTATTTAGCGGCAGCTATATGATTCTTCTTGGTATTTATCACATGGTTTTTGGTGAGAAGGTGCTGCTGCAACTCTTTCCTTCGATTCCTTTCACAGTTGCATATAAGGCACAGGATGCCTCCCTATTTGCGAGTTCAATCTTACTCGCCCTATTTTTCTGTTCCATCGATACAAGGGTTCTATCCCGCAACTGGCTGGTGAAGCTGACAGCGCCCATTTTTCTCTACATTCTTGTCATTCTCGTCTTGCCGTACTCCTTCTATACGAATTTGAAAGGGCCTCTCTTGATTTATGTGCAAATCATTCATTTTTTCATAATGGGTAGGCTGATTTATTTATCTGGCAAGAGTCAGAGGGACTCGTCCGACCGAAAAGAACTGCTGCTTTTCATTGGGGCGAGTGTTTCCATGTCGATCGCTCTCATTGACGGTCTCTTATACGCAGAAAACATCGTGCCCACTGATCTTGCAGGAAAAATCGGCATCCTCTATTTCATTACCTTCATCAACATTCTTTTGGCCGTTCGATTCACGAATGCGTATGAAAAGACTGAAATTCTCTCCCATCAATTGAGGATTTCCAATCAGATCAAAGATGAGTTTCTGACGCATACTTCGCATGAGATGAAGACACCGCTTCACGGGATTATCAATATTACGTCCCATTTACTAGAAGATGAGAGCAATGCGTTGTCTTCCAAACAAAGACAAAATCTTTGGCTCGTCAAGGATACATCGATCAAGCTGTCCATGCTAGTTGGTGATTTACTCGATGTTACTCGCTTGAAGCACGGGGAGCTACGCCTCCATTTCTCGATTGTAGATATCAAGGTCATCACCCAAATTGTCTTTGACGTACTGCAATTCGAACTGCTGGGGAAAGATGTCCGGCTGGAAAATGAGGTCCCCGCTAACATTTGGGTGTATGCAGATGAGAATCGGCTTCGTCAAATTATGTATAATCTTGTGCACAATGCCATCAAGCATACGAATATAGGCTCGATTAAGGTAACGGCGGGCGTGGCAGGGGGACAGGTTCGTATCTCTGTAGAGGATACGGGGATAGGAATTTCACCGGATAAGCACGAAGCCATTTTTGATTACTTTGAGCAGGTGGACCAACTATTGCCACAGGATGGGTATACAGGCATGGGCGTAGGCTTATACATCAATCGCAAGCTGGTTGAACTCATGGGAGGGGAGATTTGGGTAGAGAGCTCGGAGCTGGGCAAAGGCACCCGTATGACACTTACGCTAGCGACGGGGCAGCAGCAGATGGTGACACAGGAGCTTGCTGCAACGGCTCAGGAGAGGCTTCGGGAGGCAAGTGAGCAGATTCCTCTCAACATATTGGATAACCACCAATACACCATCATGATTGTCGATGATGAGGCATCCAACATTCACACCTTGCTGAACATCCTTTCCAAGCATCGCTATAATGTCATTTCCGCCTTTTCGGCAAGAGAAGCCATGACGAAAATCAAGGAGCAACCCCAACCTGACCTCGTCATTCTGGATGTGATGATGCCAGGAGTATCAGGGATTGAGCTGTGCCATTTGTTGCGAACGCAGTATTCGATTCTTGACTTGCCGATCCTGTTTGCATCCGTCAGAGATACCCCACAAGACATTGCACTCGGCTATAGAGCAGGGGCGAATGACTATGTGACCAAACCGTTTGATGCGGAGACACTCATTGCCCGCGTGCAGACATTGCTCTCGATGAAGACCTCCATTCAGGAGGCAATTCGCAATGAACACGCGTTTCATCAGGCTCAAATCAAGCCGCATTTTCTCTATAACGCTTTAAGCAGTGTCATTTCTTTCTGTTATACCGATGGAGAAAAGGCAGCGTATCTCATCACCATGCTCAGTCAGTACTTGCGCTATATTTTGGATATGGATCGGACGACGTTGTTCGTTCCGTTATTTCGGGAAATGGAGCTTATCCATGCTTATGTAGATATCGAAAAGGCTCGTTTTGGAGAAGGCTTCGACTTTGTATGTCACGTGGACGAAGGTATTCTTGAAAAAGAGATTCCTTCCTTGAGCATCCAACCGTTCGTAGAGAATGCGATCCGGCATGGATTGTTCGAAAAGGACGAAAAAGGTCATGTGACGCTTACCATTGTGGACGGAGGTCATTACATCAAGGTCATGATCGAAGACGATGGGGTCGGTATAGCAGATGATCTCTTGTACCAAATATCAAAAGGAGAAAATCAAAAAGGAAGCATCGGCATCCAAAACATCCGCAGACGATTGGATACCATTCCTGGAGCTACCTTGAGTATCACCTCTGAAATGGGAAAAGGGACAAAAGTCGTCATGCACATACCTACTCCTGAGGAAATGAATGCTTGA
- a CDS encoding 23S rRNA (pseudouridine(1915)-N(3))-methyltransferase RlmH, whose product MQFTIISVGKIKNDILPRVEAYSERLAVYCKMNIVEIPEDDRMEKMNSSEIEQVRQLEGQKILAQVKQEQYVIALTGEGELWTPKRLSMQIEDLSAEGQNEIIFVIGGSFGLSEEVLLRANERLALPKKAYPYQLARLVVLERLYRALRISLGEPLR is encoded by the coding sequence ATGCAGTTCACCATAATATCTGTGGGAAAAATCAAAAATGATATCTTGCCGCGAGTGGAAGCATACAGCGAACGCTTGGCCGTGTATTGCAAAATGAACATCGTCGAAATTCCAGAAGATGACCGAATGGAAAAGATGAACAGCTCTGAAATCGAACAAGTGAGGCAGTTGGAAGGACAAAAAATTCTCGCGCAAGTCAAACAAGAACAGTATGTTATTGCCCTCACTGGAGAAGGAGAACTGTGGACCCCGAAGCGACTTTCTATGCAAATTGAAGATTTGTCGGCGGAGGGTCAAAATGAGATTATCTTTGTGATTGGCGGCTCATTTGGCTTATCAGAGGAAGTCTTGTTAAGGGCAAATGAGCGGTTGGCACTCCCGAAGAAAGCATATCCCTATCAGTTGGCGCGTTTGGTCGTGCTGGAACGTTTGTACAGAGCACTGCGAATCAGCTTGGGAGAGCCGCTTCGGTAG